The following coding sequences lie in one Phycisphaerae bacterium genomic window:
- the rsmH gene encoding 16S rRNA (cytosine(1402)-N(4))-methyltransferase RsmH encodes MSHPQEHGADPPRRRRRRYPGTHPRRFEDRYKEHRPEAYPGIHEQVRSRGGTPAGTHVPVLVQEVMECLKPQRGEVIADCTLGYGGHAVEWLRRIGPAGRLVGFDVDAQQLARARERLAAVGPNFSTHRCNFAGVAKVLAQEGLAGFDILFADLGSSSMQLDDPARGFSYKHSGPLDMRMDDRRQQTAADHLATLPEADLSSALEVLGDEPDHSLIARAVVCHRQHHPIRTTTDLVRIILEAKRMTPQAWRNRKDARQHDLHPAARTFQALRILVNDELGALKELLRIAPACLRSGGRIGVISFHSGEDRLVQEAFARGVAAGLYQAAAAEPVQPTSRERFTNPRSRSARLRWARLPS; translated from the coding sequence ATGAGTCACCCTCAGGAGCACGGAGCTGATCCCCCTCGACGCCGGCGTCGGCGTTACCCGGGCACGCATCCCAGACGCTTCGAAGATCGCTACAAGGAACATCGCCCCGAGGCCTATCCCGGCATTCATGAACAGGTTCGTTCGCGAGGCGGCACTCCGGCCGGCACGCATGTGCCCGTCCTGGTTCAGGAAGTGATGGAATGCCTCAAACCCCAGCGAGGCGAAGTCATCGCGGACTGCACGTTGGGCTACGGCGGTCATGCCGTCGAGTGGCTCAGGCGGATCGGTCCGGCCGGCCGACTTGTCGGATTCGACGTGGATGCTCAGCAGCTGGCCCGGGCACGCGAGCGGCTGGCGGCCGTCGGCCCGAACTTCAGCACCCATCGCTGCAACTTCGCGGGAGTCGCCAAGGTGCTGGCCCAGGAAGGGCTTGCAGGCTTCGATATCCTCTTCGCTGATCTCGGTTCATCGAGTATGCAGCTGGATGATCCGGCCCGCGGCTTCAGCTACAAACACAGCGGGCCGCTGGATATGCGCATGGACGACCGCCGCCAGCAGACCGCCGCCGATCACCTGGCAACTCTGCCCGAGGCCGATCTGTCGAGCGCTCTGGAGGTCCTCGGCGACGAACCGGACCATAGTCTCATCGCTCGCGCCGTCGTCTGTCACCGCCAGCACCACCCGATCCGCACGACGACCGACCTCGTCCGGATCATCCTCGAGGCCAAGCGGATGACCCCCCAGGCATGGCGTAACCGCAAGGACGCCCGCCAGCACGATCTCCACCCCGCCGCACGGACCTTCCAGGCGCTGCGCATCCTGGTCAACGACGAACTGGGTGCCCTGAAGGAGCTTCTGCGGATCGCGCCCGCGTGTCTTCGGTCTGGCGGCCGGATCGGCGTCATCAGTTTCCACAGCGGGGAGGATCGACTGGTGCAGGAGGCTTTTGCCCGGGGCGTCGCGGCCGGCCTCTACCAGGCGGCGGCGGCCGAACCCGTCCAGCCAACGTCCCGGGAGCGATTCACCAACCCCCGGAGCCGCTCCGCCAGACTCCGCTGGGCCCGCTTGCCGAGTTGA
- the mdh gene encoding malate dehydrogenase, protein MGKRAKITVIGAGNVGATCAHWAAAKELGDIVLVDIVEGLPQGKALDLREAAPIERFDCDIIGTNRYEETAGSDLIIITSGLARKPGMSRDDLVAKNTEIVKSVAQQAARYSPNAVMIVVSNPLDAMVYVAWKASGFPTHRVIGQAGVLDTARYRAFIAMELNCSIEDITALLLGGHGDDMVPLPSYTSVAGIPITHLIGRARLDAIVDRARKGGGEIVSLLKTGSAYYAPAAAGVQMAEAIIRDKRRILPCAAYCDKEYGIGGYFVGVPVMLGARGVEKVIEIPLTPEERAAFQVSIDHVKELVALTSRLMA, encoded by the coding sequence ATGGGTAAACGGGCGAAGATCACCGTGATCGGCGCAGGCAATGTCGGGGCCACGTGTGCCCATTGGGCGGCAGCCAAGGAACTGGGCGATATCGTCCTCGTTGACATCGTCGAAGGGCTGCCCCAGGGCAAGGCCCTTGACCTCCGGGAAGCCGCCCCGATCGAACGGTTCGACTGCGACATCATCGGCACCAACCGCTACGAAGAGACCGCCGGCAGCGACCTGATCATCATCACCTCCGGCCTGGCCCGTAAGCCGGGCATGAGCCGCGACGACCTCGTCGCCAAGAACACCGAGATCGTCAAGAGCGTCGCCCAGCAGGCCGCCAGGTACAGCCCCAATGCGGTGATGATCGTCGTCAGCAATCCACTCGACGCCATGGTCTACGTGGCCTGGAAAGCGTCCGGCTTCCCTACCCATCGAGTCATCGGCCAGGCCGGCGTTCTCGACACCGCCCGCTACCGGGCCTTCATCGCCATGGAACTCAACTGTAGCATCGAAGACATCACCGCCCTGCTCCTCGGCGGACACGGCGACGACATGGTCCCGCTGCCCAGCTACACGTCGGTGGCCGGCATCCCGATAACGCATCTCATCGGCCGGGCTCGCCTCGATGCCATCGTCGATCGGGCTCGAAAGGGCGGCGGCGAAATCGTCTCCTTGCTCAAGACCGGCAGCGCATACTACGCCCCCGCCGCAGCCGGCGTCCAAATGGCCGAGGCCATCATCAGGGACAAACGGCGAATCCTGCCCTGCGCGGCCTACTGCGACAAGGAATACGGCATCGGCGGATACTTCGTCGGCGTGCCGGTGATGCTCGGGGCCCGTGGCGTCGAGAAAGTGATCGAAATACCGCTCACGCCGGAAGAGAGGGCCGCGTTCCAGGTCAGCATCGACCATGTGAAGGAACTCGTGGCCCTGACCAGCAGGCTCATGGCTTGA
- a CDS encoding ThuA domain-containing protein, which yields MKSRVALMIGAAVAMVLGMTWLCGAADQGRAKKKILFYSESDGFPHSVVVRPLTGEIAFAEKIFKEIATKAGYEVYLSQSFHDLENENKFNQYDAVVFYTTGDPKIDRKSLFKWLRSGKAFIGIHAATDTFKSDPEYVKMVGGSFKTHGAGDRKVTITIEDRDHPATRMLPAEWVIADEIYQMNDFSKDNVHMLMSIDTEKTDLRPQNMKKGEYYPVAYTRTEGKGKVFYTSLGHREDVWTHPLYQQHLMAGVAWALGEAKDKASQAEK from the coding sequence ATGAAATCAAGAGTGGCATTGATGATCGGCGCGGCGGTGGCCATGGTGTTGGGGATGACTTGGCTTTGCGGGGCCGCGGATCAGGGCAGGGCGAAGAAGAAGATCCTCTTCTATTCCGAGTCGGACGGTTTTCCGCACTCGGTGGTTGTCCGGCCACTGACCGGCGAGATTGCCTTCGCGGAGAAGATCTTCAAGGAAATCGCCACCAAGGCGGGCTATGAAGTCTACCTCTCGCAGAGCTTCCATGACCTGGAGAACGAGAACAAGTTCAACCAGTACGACGCGGTCGTCTTCTACACGACCGGCGATCCGAAGATTGACAGGAAGTCGCTCTTCAAGTGGCTGCGATCAGGCAAGGCGTTCATTGGGATTCACGCGGCAACGGATACTTTCAAGAGTGATCCGGAATACGTCAAGATGGTCGGCGGCTCGTTCAAGACCCACGGTGCCGGGGACAGGAAGGTGACCATCACGATCGAGGATCGCGATCATCCCGCCACCAGAATGCTGCCTGCCGAGTGGGTCATTGCCGACGAGATCTACCAGATGAACGACTTCTCGAAGGACAACGTGCACATGCTCATGAGCATCGACACCGAGAAGACCGATCTGAGGCCCCAGAACATGAAGAAGGGCGAGTACTACCCTGTGGCCTACACCCGGACGGAAGGCAAGGGCAAAGTGTTTTATACCTCTCTTGGACACCGTGAAGATGTGTGGACCCACCCGTTGTATCAGCAGCATCTGATGGCGGGGGTGGCCTGGGCTCTGGGCGAGGCCAAGGACAAGGCTTCGCAGGCCGAGAAGTGA
- a CDS encoding TIGR03790 family protein, producing MDPGKSRDASTTRSIGHVVCLAIGMIVIGAGVPVSAGVLAADELLLIYNDADPAGKGLAERYAEVRGVPADRLCPLIVLGRSEEIVPGQFERLIRQPVRDYLERHGLREKVRCLVPFYGLPIRVSPRKNTAAERVLLLQWRRQLQETLIELDKVDAELAVLAGEDPATRPTTTQPSDKDLARLAEDYERLRASAFARIMPNPPTREPPPAFHRWVKLVETGEGAARLLAQISTRADAGEDASRALADSQRQGREVLLQARALMSRAFTDPEREKARPLLRQWGGLLDVAYSLQSDMQEVEGRETEAAVDSELMLLWWDHHPRYRWQPNRLNWRQRVAYPTGSPGAPEGIGTQPAGRDERRTLLVCRIDGPTAGVARRIIDESIAVERAGLRGNVAIDARGIRGSQGHGEYDTDLRSLAQLLKDNTSLPVHLDDRSALFADGDCPETMLYCGWYSLRRYVRACAFVPGSVGYHIASFEAAGLKQPKETGWCRGLLLDGMAATLGPVAEPYLHAFPKPTEFFGLLLSGRMTLAECYAYTTPCTSWMMMMIGDPLYRPFGAKPVLTIDQVFPAELIPPEWAGGRPASPAN from the coding sequence GTGGACCCAGGCAAGAGCCGAGACGCAAGCACGACTCGATCGATCGGGCATGTGGTCTGCCTCGCCATTGGCATGATCGTCATTGGGGCCGGCGTTCCCGTATCGGCGGGGGTGCTTGCCGCCGATGAGCTGCTGCTCATCTACAATGACGCCGATCCGGCCGGCAAGGGGCTGGCTGAGCGATACGCCGAGGTTCGCGGGGTGCCCGCGGACCGGCTCTGCCCACTCATCGTGCTGGGCAGGTCTGAGGAGATTGTGCCGGGCCAGTTCGAGAGGCTGATCCGCCAGCCGGTGCGAGACTATCTCGAGCGGCACGGACTTCGCGAGAAGGTGCGATGCCTGGTGCCCTTCTACGGTCTGCCGATCCGTGTGAGTCCCCGCAAGAACACGGCCGCGGAACGGGTGTTGCTGCTGCAATGGCGTCGCCAGCTCCAGGAGACGCTGATCGAACTGGACAAGGTTGACGCCGAGTTGGCCGTTCTCGCCGGTGAGGACCCGGCGACGCGTCCGACCACCACGCAGCCGAGCGACAAGGATCTGGCGCGTCTGGCCGAGGATTACGAGCGGCTGCGGGCTTCGGCCTTCGCGCGAATCATGCCCAATCCGCCGACCCGGGAGCCCCCGCCAGCGTTTCATCGGTGGGTTAAGCTGGTGGAGACGGGTGAAGGGGCGGCTCGACTGCTGGCCCAGATCAGCACGCGGGCGGACGCCGGGGAGGATGCTTCCCGGGCGCTAGCCGACTCACAGCGACAAGGGCGTGAGGTCTTGTTGCAGGCCCGAGCGCTGATGTCTCGCGCGTTCACCGATCCCGAGCGGGAGAAGGCCCGGCCACTGCTCCGTCAGTGGGGAGGTCTGCTCGACGTGGCGTATAGTCTGCAGAGCGACATGCAGGAGGTTGAGGGGCGGGAGACCGAGGCGGCGGTGGACAGCGAGCTGATGCTGCTCTGGTGGGACCACCATCCGCGCTACCGCTGGCAGCCGAACCGGCTCAATTGGCGGCAGCGAGTGGCGTACCCGACAGGCAGCCCCGGCGCGCCGGAAGGCATCGGCACGCAGCCGGCAGGGCGGGACGAACGGCGTACCCTGCTGGTCTGCCGGATCGACGGGCCGACGGCCGGTGTGGCCCGCCGGATCATCGACGAGTCGATCGCCGTCGAGAGAGCTGGCCTTCGCGGGAACGTGGCCATCGATGCCCGAGGCATACGAGGAAGCCAGGGGCACGGTGAGTATGACACGGATCTTCGCAGCCTCGCCCAGCTGCTGAAGGACAATACTTCCCTGCCGGTCCACCTGGACGACCGTTCGGCGCTGTTCGCGGACGGCGACTGCCCGGAGACGATGCTCTACTGCGGCTGGTACAGCCTTCGCCGATACGTCCGGGCCTGCGCGTTCGTTCCCGGATCGGTGGGCTATCACATTGCCAGTTTCGAGGCCGCCGGTCTCAAGCAGCCGAAGGAGACGGGCTGGTGCCGGGGTCTGCTGCTGGACGGCATGGCTGCCACGCTGGGTCCGGTGGCGGAGCCTTATCTCCATGCTTTCCCGAAGCCCACGGAGTTCTTCGGCCTGCTCCTCAGCGGGAGGATGACGCTGGCGGAGTGCTACGCCTACACCACTCCCTGCACATCGTGGATGATGATGATGATCGGTGACCCGCTGTACCGACCGTTCGGCGCCAAGCCGGTGCTAACGATTGACCAGGTATTCCCGGCGGAGCTGATCCCCCCCGAATGGGCAGGTGGACGACCGGCCTCACCGGCGAACTGA
- a CDS encoding peptidase S10 produces MISSEWAISFVVCCLLFAQAGAQTSQPASHPAEQSDRLPAPLQGTLEKAASTSHEIIIAGKRVKYRATAANMPMKDENGKLKGTMFFVAYEKEEPRSPVPGTIDPGRTATASATDTQPSLVGRSERPITFVFNGGPGAAAVWLHLGTAGPMRVDLGANGEPPPPPYRLIDNPFCWLDATDLVFIDPVGTGFSRPAEGEKAEQFFGVREDIQWVADFIRLYITAYGRWPSPKFLAGESYGTTRAAGLSEYLIDRHGIALNGIVLISTVLDFQTLSPSDNNDLPYPLYLPSYAAIAWYHRKLPADLQVDLKATLREIEDWSLTTYSIALARGATLPSEQRQTVLSRLARYTGLPAALIDQHDLRIAPGVFRKNLLASEQKVIGRFDSRLRGFDAERGSHSAGYDPGLAEYLAIYSSTFNDYVRRVLKYESLLPYEVLSGRVHPWKMTEPGQGYLNVADNLRSAMIKNPHLKILVASGYFDLATPYYATVYTLNRLDLHPALRANIITVFFMGGHMMYHHEPSREKLHDDVVAFIRGSTNSHKR; encoded by the coding sequence ATGATCTCGAGTGAGTGGGCCATCTCGTTCGTTGTCTGCTGTCTTCTGTTCGCTCAGGCCGGTGCTCAGACGAGCCAACCCGCCAGCCATCCGGCGGAGCAGTCTGATCGGCTTCCGGCGCCGCTGCAGGGCACCCTGGAGAAGGCCGCCAGCACCTCCCACGAGATCATCATCGCCGGCAAGCGGGTCAAGTACCGGGCAACCGCGGCCAACATGCCGATGAAAGACGAGAACGGCAAGCTCAAGGGTACGATGTTCTTCGTGGCCTACGAGAAGGAGGAGCCGCGTTCACCCGTGCCGGGCACGATCGACCCGGGCCGCACAGCGACGGCCTCTGCGACCGACACCCAGCCGTCGCTCGTCGGGCGGTCGGAACGACCGATCACCTTTGTTTTTAATGGCGGGCCGGGGGCGGCGGCCGTCTGGCTGCACCTTGGCACGGCCGGCCCGATGCGTGTCGATCTTGGTGCGAACGGCGAACCTCCGCCACCGCCCTACCGGTTGATCGACAACCCCTTCTGCTGGCTGGACGCAACCGATCTCGTGTTCATCGACCCGGTCGGTACGGGCTTCAGTCGACCGGCCGAAGGCGAGAAGGCCGAGCAGTTCTTCGGCGTCCGGGAAGACATCCAGTGGGTCGCGGACTTCATCCGGCTCTACATCACGGCGTACGGACGATGGCCGTCGCCGAAGTTTCTCGCTGGCGAGAGCTATGGCACCACCCGGGCGGCCGGGCTGTCGGAGTACCTGATCGATCGCCACGGTATCGCGCTGAACGGTATCGTCCTGATCTCGACTGTTCTGGACTTCCAGACCCTTTCACCGTCGGACAACAACGATCTGCCGTACCCGTTGTACCTGCCCAGTTATGCGGCCATCGCGTGGTACCACAGGAAGCTGCCGGCGGATCTGCAGGTTGACCTCAAGGCGACGCTCAGGGAGATCGAGGACTGGTCGCTGACCACTTACTCGATTGCCCTGGCTCGCGGAGCCACTCTGCCGAGCGAACAGCGGCAGACGGTCCTGTCCCGGCTCGCCCGGTACACCGGTCTGCCGGCCGCACTAATCGACCAACACGATCTCCGGATCGCTCCCGGGGTCTTCCGCAAGAACCTGCTGGCGAGCGAACAGAAAGTCATTGGGCGTTTCGATTCAAGGTTAAGGGGTTTTGACGCCGAGCGGGGATCCCACTCCGCGGGCTATGACCCGGGGCTGGCCGAGTACCTGGCCATCTACAGTTCGACCTTCAACGACTACGTTCGCCGGGTGCTGAAGTACGAGAGTCTGCTCCCCTACGAGGTGCTGTCCGGCCGGGTGCATCCCTGGAAGATGACGGAGCCCGGACAGGGCTACCTGAACGTCGCGGACAACCTTCGTTCCGCAATGATCAAGAACCCGCACCTCAAGATCCTGGTGGCCAGCGGCTACTTCGACCTGGCCACGCCGTACTACGCCACCGTGTACACGCTGAACCGTCTGGACCTTCATCCTGCCCTTCGGGCGAACATCATTACGGTGTTTTTCATGGGCGGGCACATGATGTACCATCACGAGCCGTCGCGGGAGAAGCTGCACGACGACGTGGTCGCGTTCATTCGGGGATCGACCAACTCCCACAAGAGGTAG
- a CDS encoding RNA methyltransferase, protein MEEDERLPSESRLPPVGKPSGAMARVRVILIRPQIAGNIGAVARIMENFGAGPLVLVAPQADPLHREAMQRSTHGEHRLHSARVVESLEQALQGAVFAVATSRRPGPVHQRDDLLPRDLGAALAAHVADGDLALLFGSEDNGLSREDLLACDAVVQIPASPHYPTLNLSHAVAICLYETFLSLARYRHTDEVRRRHSDPADLAMMARLTDKLQHALLTLGYLRPEKPDHLMFPIRAILSRAQLTRAEAQILIGLAQQIEEFARYGPSKRSTNEGRPASRQDAKIAKRKDR, encoded by the coding sequence ATGGAGGAAGACGAGCGCTTACCCTCCGAATCCCGTCTTCCCCCGGTTGGCAAACCCTCCGGGGCTATGGCCCGGGTGCGCGTGATTCTGATCCGCCCGCAAATCGCCGGCAATATCGGAGCCGTGGCCCGCATCATGGAGAACTTCGGGGCCGGCCCGCTTGTACTGGTCGCTCCCCAGGCCGATCCGCTCCATCGCGAGGCTATGCAACGCAGTACTCACGGCGAGCACCGACTCCATTCCGCCCGCGTGGTCGAGTCCCTGGAGCAGGCCCTCCAGGGGGCAGTCTTCGCTGTGGCCACCAGCCGCCGGCCCGGCCCCGTCCATCAACGCGACGACCTCCTGCCCCGCGACCTCGGAGCCGCCTTGGCCGCCCATGTGGCCGACGGCGATCTAGCCCTGCTGTTCGGCTCCGAGGACAACGGCTTGTCCCGCGAGGACCTCCTGGCCTGCGACGCCGTCGTCCAGATCCCGGCCTCACCGCACTACCCAACCCTCAATCTGTCTCACGCCGTGGCCATCTGCCTGTACGAGACGTTCTTGTCGCTGGCCCGGTATCGCCACACCGATGAGGTCAGACGTCGCCACTCCGATCCGGCTGATCTGGCCATGATGGCCCGCCTGACCGACAAGCTCCAGCACGCCTTGCTGACACTCGGCTACCTCCGACCGGAAAAGCCCGACCACCTCATGTTCCCCATCCGGGCTATCCTCTCCCGTGCCCAACTCACCCGCGCGGAGGCCCAGATTCTGATTGGCCTGGCTCAGCAGATCGAAGAGTTCGCCCGCTACGGGCCGTCGAAACGCTCGACCAACGAGGGCAGGCCTGCGAGCCGCCAAGATGCCAAGATCGCCAAGAGAAAAGATCGTTGA
- a CDS encoding calcium-binding protein, whose translation MRRFSGFGVCLAAGLAIQSLATAVCISDLDGDGVCDNVDSCPDTIPGAIVDTAGCPLTTPGDFDHDGDVGPDDLAVLNSCWSGPAIPSAGTSLCQAADFDDDADVDLSDFGVFQRCYSGANQPADPGCTGPAAVVIGTQLFVFGTAASDRLTLRLRSGVPAVLEIDFEDNGSADFTFDRAQFDRIRLNMGWGHDLVRIDESNGVFTDTEATTFDGGSGNDELRGGSGPEMFIGDSGNDTVDGNRGNDVALLGGGDDVFRWNPGDGSDTVEGQAGSDALIFNGSGAGEVIDASANGQRLRLFRNVGSVIMDLNDIDRIDLGVAGGADIVTLNDLTGTSVAQINVNLASTLDGAVGDGQADNVIVDATDGDDNVAITGSGAGTTVTGLAVVVNVTAAEGANDRLTVRARNGSDNVQAEGLAAGSIALTVNGGTGNDILTGSQGSDVLNGDDDHDTITGGNGDDVVNLGIGDDRFVWNPGDDTDLVEGAEGVDTVEVNGGIGAEDFTVIANGTRVRLDRVNPAPFALDIGTCERLVINASDGNDTVTCTGNLAALIQITMDGGVGDDTLRGGNGPDLILGGDGDDFIDGNQGNDVALLGAGEDIFQWDPGDGSDTVEGQAGIDAMVFNGSGAAETIDISANGQRLRLFRNVGSVTVDVDDVEQIGLRALGGADVITVNDLAGTDVTGVAIDLANPPGSGMGDLQADTIILNGTAGADTVLVSGSSGTGNVVGLASQVGISGSEAATDRLIINALAGDDVVDASGLAATAIQLTSDGGSEDDVLIGSDGNDFLMGGAGDDVLLGGPGSDVLDGGTGNNILIQ comes from the coding sequence ATGAGGCGATTCAGCGGATTTGGCGTTTGTCTGGCAGCTGGGTTGGCGATTCAGTCGCTCGCGACGGCCGTTTGTATTAGTGACCTGGACGGCGACGGCGTGTGCGACAACGTCGACAGCTGCCCCGACACTATCCCCGGGGCGATCGTCGATACAGCCGGTTGCCCGCTCACCACGCCAGGCGATTTTGACCACGACGGTGATGTGGGTCCCGACGACCTCGCTGTGCTGAACTCCTGCTGGTCGGGACCGGCCATCCCTTCGGCGGGCACATCGCTTTGCCAGGCCGCCGACTTCGATGATGATGCCGATGTCGACCTGAGCGATTTCGGCGTATTTCAGCGATGCTACAGCGGTGCAAACCAGCCTGCCGACCCGGGCTGCACAGGACCTGCCGCCGTTGTCATCGGGACTCAGCTCTTCGTCTTCGGCACGGCGGCAAGCGATCGGCTGACCCTTCGCCTGAGGTCGGGAGTGCCTGCCGTTCTGGAAATCGATTTCGAGGACAACGGTTCGGCCGATTTCACTTTCGACCGCGCTCAGTTCGATCGCATCCGGCTCAACATGGGTTGGGGGCATGATCTGGTCAGGATAGACGAGTCCAACGGAGTCTTTACCGATACCGAGGCAACCACATTTGACGGCGGAAGCGGTAACGACGAGCTCCGCGGAGGCTCCGGCCCGGAAATGTTCATCGGTGACTCCGGCAACGACACGGTCGACGGCAACCGCGGGAACGATGTGGCTCTCCTGGGGGGCGGCGATGATGTCTTTCGCTGGAATCCAGGAGACGGCAGCGACACGGTCGAGGGGCAGGCTGGCTCTGACGCGCTGATCTTCAACGGGTCTGGCGCCGGCGAAGTCATCGATGCCTCCGCCAACGGCCAGCGTCTGCGTCTGTTCCGCAACGTGGGCAGTGTCATCATGGACCTGAACGACATCGATCGGATCGACCTGGGAGTCGCGGGAGGAGCCGATATCGTGACCTTGAACGACCTCACCGGAACCTCCGTGGCTCAAATCAACGTCAACCTGGCCTCGACGCTCGACGGTGCGGTCGGCGATGGACAGGCGGACAACGTCATCGTGGACGCCACAGACGGCGATGACAACGTGGCCATCACCGGGAGCGGAGCCGGCACAACGGTTACCGGCCTCGCCGTGGTTGTGAATGTCACCGCGGCCGAGGGAGCCAATGACCGGCTCACGGTTAGGGCGCGTAACGGCAGCGACAACGTGCAGGCTGAAGGACTGGCGGCCGGTTCGATCGCCTTGACCGTGAACGGCGGGACCGGCAATGACATATTGACCGGCAGTCAGGGCAGCGATGTGTTGAACGGCGACGATGATCACGACACTATCACCGGCGGCAACGGCGATGACGTGGTCAACCTGGGAATCGGGGACGACCGCTTCGTCTGGAACCCAGGTGACGACACCGACCTCGTCGAGGGCGCCGAAGGCGTCGACACCGTCGAGGTCAACGGCGGCATAGGTGCCGAGGACTTCACGGTCATAGCCAACGGAACGCGCGTGCGTCTTGACCGGGTCAATCCCGCCCCATTTGCCCTGGATATCGGTACCTGTGAGAGGCTCGTCATCAACGCCAGCGATGGCAACGACACCGTCACCTGCACGGGGAACCTGGCCGCCTTGATTCAGATCACCATGGACGGAGGAGTCGGCGACGACACCCTGCGGGGCGGAAATGGCCCTGATCTGATCCTCGGCGGCGATGGCGACGACTTCATCGACGGCAACCAGGGCAACGATGTGGCTCTCCTCGGGGCCGGCGAGGACATTTTCCAGTGGGACCCCGGCGACGGCAGCGACACGGTCGAGGGGCAGGCTGGGATCGATGCGATGGTCTTCAACGGCTCGGGCGCCGCAGAAACGATCGATATCTCCGCCAATGGCCAGCGGCTGCGTCTCTTCCGGAACGTGGGCAGCGTGACCGTAGACGTCGACGACGTCGAGCAAATCGGCTTGAGAGCCCTGGGCGGAGCCGACGTCATCACCGTGAACGACCTCGCCGGAACCGATGTCACCGGAGTCGCCATCGACCTCGCCAACCCGCCGGGCTCGGGGATGGGTGATCTTCAGGCTGATACGATTATCCTCAACGGCACGGCCGGAGCCGATACGGTGCTCGTCAGCGGATCATCTGGAACCGGCAACGTGGTCGGCCTGGCAAGCCAGGTGGGGATTTCCGGAAGCGAGGCGGCCACCGACCGGCTCATCATCAACGCCCTGGCGGGGGATGATGTCGTGGACGCTTCAGGCTTGGCGGCGACGGCCATCCAGCTGACCTCCGACGGCGGGAGTGAGGACGATGTACTCATCGGCAGTGATGGAAACGACTTCCTGATGGGCGGGGCCGGCGACGATGTGCTGCTCGGCGGGCCGGGCAGCGACGTGCTCGATGGGGGCACGGGCAACAACATCCTCATCCAGTGA